Proteins encoded by one window of Maliibacterium massiliense:
- a CDS encoding zinc-ribbon domain-containing protein: protein MKKCTKCGAVIADEARFCVHCGATQGAAQLPTAKAAAPAVSVAKADTPPARAREKACTCCATKLAQDVIFCPQCGTKLYVRPAPFIRKGELLMRFEPCELVKMGLLKTKGSLHIYDDKLLFQAGSNAHQYPLSDIAQAAAASVLGRPLSLKVTTKAGKSFVYAIEAEHADFLPYIIELLLDYRYMAS from the coding sequence ATGAAGAAATGCACCAAATGCGGGGCGGTCATCGCCGACGAGGCGCGCTTTTGCGTGCACTGCGGCGCGACGCAGGGGGCGGCCCAACTGCCCACAGCCAAGGCTGCCGCGCCGGCTGTGTCCGTGGCAAAAGCGGACACGCCGCCGGCGCGCGCGCGGGAAAAGGCGTGCACCTGCTGCGCCACAAAGCTTGCGCAGGACGTGATCTTCTGCCCCCAGTGCGGCACAAAGCTGTACGTGCGGCCCGCGCCATTTATCCGCAAGGGGGAACTGCTGATGCGCTTTGAGCCCTGCGAGCTGGTCAAGATGGGTCTGCTCAAAACCAAGGGTTCGCTGCACATCTACGATGACAAGCTGCTCTTTCAGGCGGGCAGCAACGCCCACCAGTACCCCCTGTCGGATATCGCGCAGGCGGCGGCCGCGTCGGTGCTGGGGCGGCCGCTCAGCCTGAAAGTGACCACCAAGGCGGGCAAAAGCTTTGTCTACGCCATCGAGGCCGAGCATGCGGATTTTCTGCCCTACATAATCGAGCTGCTGCTGGATTACCGGTACATGGCTTCATAA
- the lgt gene encoding prolipoprotein diacylglyceryl transferase, producing the protein MINPVALKVFGFEIYWYGIIIATGVIVGILLALREAKRRGYSSEVVLDICLLAIPASIIGARAYYVAFEWNTFKDNIWSIFNPRTGGMAIYGAVIASILVLILYCKRKKLSFWALCDVFIPSLVLGQAIGRWGNFVNQEAFGFAVTNPSLQWFPFAVPIVEGMVTWHLATFFYESMWDLLIFLFLWFYLRKAARRRGTVTLSYFALYGIGRAFIEVLRTDSLAIVKIPQGVSFFELIARGEASIGQIPISALLSLALALVAVIILLMRRRGSDPEPSDIEAPVIPEGMEVDAAAALDAAAIADETSPAQNETLSQEQAEAQEQNETPAVEQDEAPQQDVPVGDASDEEKE; encoded by the coding sequence ATGATCAATCCCGTCGCGCTCAAAGTTTTCGGCTTTGAAATTTACTGGTACGGCATCATTATTGCCACCGGCGTCATTGTGGGTATACTGCTCGCGCTGCGCGAGGCAAAGCGCCGCGGCTATTCCAGCGAGGTGGTGCTGGATATCTGCCTGCTGGCCATACCCGCCTCCATCATCGGGGCGCGCGCCTACTACGTGGCATTTGAATGGAATACCTTTAAAGATAATATCTGGTCCATTTTCAACCCCCGCACCGGCGGCATGGCCATCTACGGCGCGGTGATCGCAAGCATCTTGGTGCTGATCCTCTACTGCAAGCGCAAAAAGCTTTCCTTTTGGGCGCTCTGCGATGTTTTCATCCCCAGCCTGGTGCTGGGACAGGCCATCGGCCGGTGGGGCAACTTTGTCAACCAGGAGGCGTTTGGCTTTGCGGTGACCAACCCGTCTCTACAATGGTTCCCGTTTGCGGTGCCCATTGTCGAGGGCATGGTGACGTGGCATCTGGCGACGTTTTTCTATGAATCGATGTGGGATCTGCTGATCTTTCTGTTTTTGTGGTTCTACCTGCGCAAGGCCGCGCGCCGCCGCGGCACGGTGACGCTGAGCTATTTTGCGCTCTACGGCATCGGCCGGGCTTTTATCGAAGTTTTGCGTACTGACAGCTTGGCCATCGTCAAAATCCCGCAGGGCGTGTCCTTTTTTGAGCTGATAGCCCGCGGCGAGGCAAGCATCGGGCAGATACCCATCTCGGCGCTACTCTCCCTGGCGCTGGCGCTCGTTGCGGTGATTATCCTGCTGATGCGCCGCAGGGGCAGTGATCCGGAGCCATCGGACATCGAGGCGCCTGTGATCCCCGAGGGCATGGAGGTGGACGCCGCGGCCGCGCTGGACGCGGCGGCGATTGCGGACGAAACTTCACCGGCCCAGAACGAGACCCTCTCGCAGGAGCAGGCGGAAGCGCAGGAGCAGAATGAGACGCCCGCCGTGGAACAGGACGAAGCGCCGCAGCAGGACGTGCCTGTAGGCGATGCTTCCGACGAAGAGAAAGAATAA
- a CDS encoding YhcN/YlaJ family sporulation lipoprotein produces the protein MYDHKTNKRVCLVCALLLALTLCGCACNQNQVQPSASPVPTLSAMPSEGEDILPSTSPQLSPVMSPDASPSQADPSASPSVSPQQSEGVSGAQMPQENSEYSNTVEGLINYQDANWQAQVISNELIQNGHVRTCDVVLLGEKAIVGVAPNTDGESLTESQLRSEVEQRVKLIQPALEQVVVLTNERDVSQLQNMMRGIRAGNDLDGMRSQFEAMIRARTTA, from the coding sequence ATGTACGATCATAAAACGAACAAACGCGTCTGCCTTGTCTGCGCGCTGCTGCTGGCGCTGACGCTGTGCGGGTGCGCCTGCAACCAGAACCAGGTGCAGCCCTCGGCCTCGCCGGTGCCCACGCTTTCGGCCATGCCGTCGGAAGGGGAGGATATCCTGCCCTCCACAAGCCCACAGCTCTCGCCGGTGATGAGCCCGGACGCCTCGCCCAGCCAAGCGGATCCGTCCGCCTCGCCCTCGGTCTCCCCGCAGCAGAGCGAGGGCGTCTCCGGCGCGCAGATGCCGCAGGAGAACTCCGAGTACTCCAACACAGTGGAAGGCCTGATCAACTACCAGGATGCAAACTGGCAGGCGCAGGTGATCTCCAATGAGCTGATTCAAAACGGCCATGTGCGCACGTGCGACGTGGTGCTGCTGGGCGAGAAGGCCATCGTGGGCGTGGCGCCCAACACCGACGGGGAGAGTCTGACGGAATCACAGCTTCGCAGCGAGGTGGAGCAGCGCGTCAAGCTCATCCAGCCCGCGCTGGAGCAGGTAGTGGTGCTGACAAACGAGCGGGACGTCTCCCAGCTGCAGAACATGATGCGCGGCATCCGTGCGGGCAACGACTTGGACGGCATGCGCAGCCAGTTTGAGGCCATGATCCGCGCGCGCACTACCGCCTAA
- a CDS encoding ribose-phosphate pyrophosphokinase yields the protein MSDAQMGNLTDPLLTLPIAPLGIIALESSRELGARINEYLLRWRNDLQNTSQFYTVPGFNRDTFLLDADCPRFGTGEAKGLIRQSIRGYDLYLLVDIGNYGVKYNLYGQQVPMTPDEHFADLKRIIAAAAGKSKRVNVIMPLLYEGRQHKRSSRESLDCALALQELERMGVTNIITFDAHDPRVQNAIPLMGFESVYPSYQILKALCREVKDLILNKEHMMIISPDEGGLQRNIYFATVLGLDMGMFYKRRDYTQVINGRNPIIAHEYIGSDVAGKDVFIADDIISTGESIIDLARELKRRKANRIFVAATFAFFTDGLEAYSEAYENGIIDKVFATNLTYRSPELKAQPWFAEVDMSKYIAYIIATINHDRTTSPLLNPLDRIKNLLIRYKAEQAQRGIIY from the coding sequence ATGTCTGATGCCCAAATGGGAAATCTCACCGATCCGCTTTTGACCCTCCCCATCGCACCGCTGGGGATCATCGCGCTGGAGTCCAGCCGCGAGCTTGGCGCCCGCATCAACGAGTATTTGCTGCGCTGGCGCAATGATTTGCAGAACACCAGCCAGTTTTACACGGTGCCGGGCTTTAACCGCGATACCTTTCTGCTGGATGCGGACTGCCCCCGCTTCGGCACCGGCGAGGCCAAGGGCCTGATCCGCCAGTCCATCCGCGGCTACGACCTGTACCTGCTGGTGGATATCGGCAACTACGGTGTCAAGTACAACCTCTACGGCCAGCAGGTCCCCATGACGCCTGACGAGCACTTTGCCGACTTAAAGCGCATCATCGCTGCGGCGGCCGGCAAATCCAAGCGCGTCAACGTCATCATGCCGCTGCTCTACGAGGGCCGTCAGCACAAGCGCTCCTCGCGTGAATCGCTGGACTGCGCGCTCGCACTGCAGGAGCTTGAGCGCATGGGCGTGACCAATATCATCACCTTTGATGCCCACGACCCCCGCGTGCAGAACGCCATCCCGTTGATGGGCTTTGAGAGCGTCTATCCCTCCTACCAGATTCTCAAGGCACTGTGCCGCGAGGTGAAGGATCTGATCCTCAACAAGGAGCATATGATGATCATCAGCCCCGATGAGGGCGGGCTGCAGCGCAACATCTACTTTGCCACGGTGTTGGGGCTGGACATGGGCATGTTCTACAAGCGGCGCGACTACACCCAGGTGATCAACGGCCGCAACCCCATCATCGCGCACGAATACATCGGCAGCGACGTGGCGGGCAAGGATGTCTTTATCGCGGACGACATCATCTCCACGGGCGAGTCCATCATCGACCTTGCGCGCGAGCTGAAGCGCCGCAAGGCCAACCGCATCTTTGTGGCGGCGACCTTCGCCTTCTTTACCGATGGACTGGAAGCATACAGCGAGGCCTACGAAAACGGCATCATCGACAAGGTGTTTGCCACCAACCTCACCTACCGCTCGCCGGAGCTGAAAGCGCAGCCGTGGTTCGCCGAGGTGGACATGTCCAAATACATCGCCTACATCATCGCGACCATCAACCATGACCGCACCACCAGTCCCCTGCTCAATCCCCTGGACCGCATCAAAAACCTGCTTATCCGCTACAAGGCGGAGCAGGCGCAGCGCGGCATCATCTACTAG
- a CDS encoding DivIVA domain-containing protein, with the protein MGNLFRGGLFGYNKQEVEAHVAKLTEELQQQRTKLEQMQQQQEQLTEQIKKYRQQERYITGALVQAQSHAVAMQQQADEHYEKTLAHLREQTQAWEQRIGASRKRLLDFDRQIQQALEHFHQEVVELAKLSAEEDQSVLTGQEGAQVAGPQTDVLPTQEPPEAAPQASDAPAASRVERADATPAPAEKTPEEAPKDDLAAAVRTPDAPKADAAPTAAQQPAGKTPEDAPPAPQVDADLQKLYWRLHNLEQGEAPQTPQVDAASLESTVRPDELKKLEALCRELGILGGADSAAQ; encoded by the coding sequence ATGGGCAATTTATTTCGCGGCGGGCTGTTCGGCTACAACAAGCAGGAGGTGGAGGCGCACGTCGCCAAGCTGACCGAGGAGCTGCAGCAGCAGCGCACCAAGCTGGAACAGATGCAGCAGCAGCAGGAGCAGCTGACTGAGCAGATTAAAAAGTACCGCCAGCAGGAGCGCTACATCACGGGCGCCCTGGTGCAGGCGCAGAGCCACGCGGTGGCCATGCAGCAGCAGGCGGATGAGCATTATGAAAAGACCCTGGCGCATCTGCGCGAGCAGACCCAGGCCTGGGAGCAGCGCATCGGCGCCAGCCGCAAGCGCCTGCTTGACTTTGACCGGCAGATTCAGCAGGCGCTGGAGCACTTCCATCAGGAGGTGGTGGAGCTTGCCAAGCTCAGCGCCGAGGAGGACCAGAGCGTGCTGACGGGCCAGGAGGGCGCGCAGGTGGCGGGGCCACAGACAGACGTGCTGCCCACGCAGGAGCCGCCTGAAGCTGCGCCGCAGGCATCGGACGCCCCCGCAGCGTCGCGGGTCGAGCGCGCCGATGCCACGCCCGCGCCGGCAGAGAAGACGCCGGAAGAAGCGCCAAAGGACGATCTTGCCGCAGCGGTGCGCACGCCGGATGCGCCGAAGGCAGACGCGGCGCCTACGGCCGCGCAGCAACCCGCAGGCAAGACGCCCGAAGATGCGCCGCCGGCGCCCCAGGTGGACGCGGATTTGCAGAAGCTCTACTGGCGGCTGCACAACCTGGAGCAAGGGGAGGCGCCCCAAACGCCCCAGGTCGACGCGGCGTCGCTGGAGAGCACGGTGCGCCCCGACGAGCTGAAAAAGCTTGAGGCGCTGTGCCGTGAGCTGGGCATTTTGGGGGGCGCGGACAGCGCCGCCCAGTGA
- a CDS encoding nicotinate phosphoribosyltransferase produces the protein MAERNLTMMTDFYQLTMMQGYMRYGMEKNTGVFDMFFRYRPDKPISYAVMAGLDQLIDYIKNLHFAPKDIDYLRGMHVFDEDFLAYLRDFTFTGDIYAIAEGTPVFPGEPLVRVKAPIMQAQLIETALLNIINHQTLIATKASRVVYAAKGDAVLEFGLRRAQGPDAGIYGARAAIIGGCAATSNVLTGEMFNMPAKGTHAHSWVMSFPDELTAFRAYADVFPDACMLLVDTYDVLKSGMPNAIKVFQELRAKGHEPVGIRLDSGDLAYLSKQARAMMDEAGFPNATVCVSGDLDEELIWDLKAQGAAIDTWGVGTKMITSDDLPALGGVYKLSAEIVDGEMVPKIKISENPAKITNPGYKKVYRIYDGSSGKALADLITLAHEQVTPAEPLTLFDPDATWKRMTIANYTVRELLEPIFVAGRCVYTSPCLTDIRAFAQKQLDTLWDEYKRLRNPHVYKVDLSQELYDLKQELLRRG, from the coding sequence ATGGCAGAGAGAAATTTGACCATGATGACCGACTTTTATCAGCTGACGATGATGCAGGGGTACATGCGCTACGGCATGGAAAAAAACACCGGCGTGTTTGACATGTTCTTCCGGTACCGTCCGGACAAGCCCATCTCCTATGCGGTGATGGCGGGCCTGGATCAGCTGATCGATTACATCAAAAACCTGCACTTCGCGCCCAAGGACATTGACTATCTGCGCGGCATGCACGTCTTTGACGAGGATTTTCTGGCCTACCTGCGGGATTTCACCTTCACGGGCGACATCTACGCGATTGCCGAGGGCACGCCCGTGTTTCCGGGCGAGCCACTGGTGCGCGTCAAGGCGCCCATCATGCAGGCCCAGCTGATCGAGACCGCGCTTTTGAACATCATCAACCACCAGACCCTCATCGCCACCAAGGCCAGCCGCGTGGTGTACGCGGCCAAGGGGGATGCGGTGCTGGAGTTCGGCCTGCGGCGGGCGCAGGGGCCGGATGCGGGCATCTACGGCGCGCGCGCGGCCATCATCGGCGGCTGCGCCGCAACCAGCAACGTGCTCACCGGCGAGATGTTTAATATGCCCGCCAAGGGCACACACGCCCATTCGTGGGTGATGAGCTTTCCCGACGAGCTGACCGCCTTTCGCGCCTACGCGGACGTGTTCCCCGATGCATGTATGCTGCTGGTGGATACATACGATGTGCTAAAGAGCGGCATGCCCAACGCCATCAAGGTTTTTCAGGAGCTGCGCGCCAAAGGGCACGAGCCGGTGGGCATCCGCCTGGATTCGGGCGATCTGGCCTACCTGAGCAAGCAGGCGCGGGCCATGATGGACGAGGCGGGCTTCCCGAACGCCACGGTGTGCGTATCGGGCGACCTGGACGAGGAGCTGATCTGGGACCTCAAGGCCCAGGGGGCGGCCATCGATACCTGGGGCGTGGGCACCAAAATGATCACAAGCGACGATCTGCCCGCGCTGGGCGGCGTCTACAAGCTATCGGCCGAGATCGTGGACGGGGAGATGGTACCCAAGATCAAAATATCCGAAAACCCCGCTAAAATCACCAACCCGGGCTACAAAAAGGTGTACCGCATCTACGATGGATCCTCGGGCAAGGCGCTGGCTGACCTCATCACGCTTGCGCATGAGCAGGTGACCCCTGCCGAGCCGCTAACGCTCTTTGACCCGGATGCCACCTGGAAGCGCATGACTATCGCCAACTACACCGTGCGCGAGCTGCTTGAGCCCATCTTTGTGGCGGGCAGGTGCGTCTACACCTCGCCCTGTCTGACGGATATCCGCGCCTTTGCGCAAAAGCAGCTCGATACGCTGTGGGATGAATACAAGCGCCTGCGCAACCCGCACGTATACAAGGTAGACCTGTCGCAGGAGCTCTACGACTTGAAACAGGAATTGCTGCGTCGCGGCTGA
- a CDS encoding M48 family metallopeptidase → MAQTIANPTEQVDIRFSKYVAARKHRYDSHMVAGVPDYAFASDYALRQKVKAMPGAYAFFKAVTNTVVPVQRQINNMNSVKVTPNQFPKLYAILKHCAETLGIGIPTLFVINEIGTLNASTYCYDDADPLIIIHSSMIERMDDAELMSVIGHECGHIHNNHGIYNTAVNVVTNLVTGTLFNIPGIRQIMQLLSQPIVNALNMWSRAGEVTSDRAGVICCGEAESTQSVDAKLASGAIMGGEAINIEELIRQYDTLRASPVRYYEWLASHPASVRRILAVREFMASEVFYKWHPELKKPNMHLYNKQELDMRCNKIISVAKSERRARQ, encoded by the coding sequence ATGGCACAAACCATTGCCAACCCCACCGAGCAGGTGGACATCCGGTTCTCCAAATACGTGGCGGCGCGCAAGCACAGGTATGACAGCCACATGGTGGCGGGCGTGCCCGATTACGCCTTTGCAAGCGACTACGCCCTGCGCCAAAAGGTCAAGGCCATGCCTGGGGCATACGCGTTTTTCAAGGCCGTGACCAACACCGTGGTGCCGGTGCAGCGGCAGATCAACAATATGAACAGCGTCAAGGTGACGCCCAACCAGTTCCCCAAGCTCTACGCCATCCTCAAGCACTGTGCGGAGACGCTGGGCATCGGCATCCCCACCCTGTTTGTAATCAACGAGATCGGCACGCTCAACGCCAGCACCTACTGCTACGACGACGCGGACCCGTTGATCATCATCCATTCCTCCATGATCGAGCGCATGGACGACGCGGAGCTGATGAGCGTCATCGGCCACGAGTGCGGCCATATCCACAACAACCACGGCATCTACAATACCGCAGTCAATGTCGTGACCAACCTTGTCACGGGCACGCTGTTCAACATCCCGGGCATCCGCCAGATCATGCAGCTGCTCAGCCAGCCCATCGTCAACGCGCTCAACATGTGGAGCCGCGCGGGCGAAGTGACCAGCGATAGGGCGGGCGTCATATGCTGCGGGGAGGCGGAAAGCACGCAATCGGTGGACGCAAAGCTTGCCTCCGGCGCCATCATGGGCGGGGAGGCCATCAATATTGAGGAACTCATCCGCCAGTACGACACCCTGCGCGCTTCGCCCGTGCGCTACTACGAGTGGCTCGCCTCCCACCCCGCGAGCGTGCGCCGCATCCTGGCGGTGCGGGAGTTTATGGCAAGCGAGGTGTTCTACAAATGGCATCCCGAGCTGAAAAAGCCCAACATGCACCTCTACAACAAACAGGAGCTGGACATGCGCTGCAACAAGATCATCTCCGTTGCCAAAAGCGAGAGGAGGGCGCGGCAGTGA
- a CDS encoding dynamin family protein, which translates to MNNDFAFSDRVVVHFADIKAALDDVLDDVHALRSDSLIRQILSEGDLQKIRQWESFMKKRASEPFSIVIMGDFKRGKSTLINALLGKDVAPMDVSPETITINRIAYGASSQREAVLANGKRVRLQAEELSRSELEAIIEKVPAPIDHIEMTEPIALLEQITIIDTPGLGDVLGAYDAQVKEYLNSADAVIYVVSALSPLSESEQRYLCEAILPQHFARLFVVVNMADCFESEEDVLRVKQEIVQRVAAFSENADVYAVSALDEFCRAMGYPRPNEALQAFLADAFAQLRGAIDTDIVARRDMLKAQRLVTLAGMMSKDIRGRIALVGSMLKLNREKLAQMGRRCEEENVNLHHTLAQYEETLRARAQELGYEAKGWISAFLARLRVEIEDARSHADGVDIQKHFQFYITDVVREAILCCIQAHRPALEQAIRQATQSFSQKAFFDNFRKEDFDIAVGIADVSWTDVDSVMFFLGDGLQLAGIRGVSFGVIGQAVAGFLRQNKVKKAQADLLKPVLESYGALEGEVYAQLDGAYQKMADKACEKVRDLFQSELAASREAIDQAMRISDGAQAEQQQVAQQMQNANKMLDHIDEVLANYAL; encoded by the coding sequence GTGAACAACGATTTTGCTTTTTCCGACCGCGTGGTGGTCCATTTTGCGGATATCAAGGCCGCCCTGGACGATGTGCTGGACGACGTGCACGCCCTGCGCAGCGACAGCCTGATCCGACAGATATTGAGCGAGGGCGACCTGCAGAAGATCCGCCAGTGGGAAAGCTTTATGAAAAAACGGGCCAGCGAGCCCTTTTCCATCGTGATCATGGGGGATTTTAAGCGGGGCAAATCCACGCTGATCAACGCGCTGCTCGGCAAGGACGTCGCGCCCATGGACGTATCGCCCGAGACCATCACCATCAACCGCATCGCCTATGGCGCATCGTCCCAGCGCGAGGCGGTGCTGGCAAACGGCAAGCGTGTGCGCCTGCAGGCTGAGGAGCTGAGCCGCAGCGAGCTGGAGGCCATCATCGAGAAGGTGCCCGCGCCCATCGACCACATTGAGATGACCGAGCCCATCGCGCTGCTCGAGCAGATCACGATCATCGATACCCCGGGCCTTGGGGACGTGCTGGGCGCCTACGACGCGCAGGTGAAGGAGTACCTGAACAGCGCCGACGCGGTGATATACGTGGTATCCGCGCTCTCGCCCCTTTCCGAGAGCGAGCAGCGCTACCTGTGCGAGGCGATCCTGCCCCAGCACTTCGCCCGCCTGTTTGTGGTGGTCAACATGGCGGACTGCTTTGAGAGCGAGGAGGACGTGCTGCGCGTCAAGCAGGAGATCGTCCAGCGCGTCGCCGCGTTTTCGGAAAACGCCGACGTGTACGCCGTCAGCGCGCTGGATGAATTCTGCCGTGCGATGGGCTATCCGCGCCCCAACGAGGCGCTGCAGGCCTTCCTGGCCGACGCCTTTGCGCAGCTGCGCGGCGCGATCGATACGGATATCGTGGCCCGGCGGGATATGCTCAAGGCGCAGCGTCTGGTGACGCTGGCGGGCATGATGTCCAAGGACATCCGCGGCCGCATCGCGCTTGTGGGAAGTATGCTCAAGCTCAACCGGGAAAAGCTCGCGCAGATGGGGCGCAGATGCGAGGAGGAGAACGTCAACCTGCACCACACCCTCGCACAGTATGAAGAGACCCTGCGCGCGCGGGCACAGGAGCTGGGCTATGAGGCGAAAGGATGGATCAGCGCGTTTCTGGCGCGCCTGCGCGTGGAGATTGAGGACGCGCGTTCGCACGCCGACGGCGTGGACATTCAAAAGCACTTCCAGTTTTACATCACCGATGTGGTGCGCGAGGCCATCCTTTGCTGTATCCAGGCGCACAGGCCCGCGCTGGAGCAGGCCATCCGCCAGGCCACGCAGTCCTTTTCGCAGAAGGCCTTCTTTGACAACTTTCGCAAGGAGGATTTTGACATCGCCGTGGGCATTGCTGACGTCAGCTGGACGGACGTGGACTCGGTGATGTTCTTCCTGGGCGACGGGCTGCAGCTTGCGGGCATACGGGGCGTCAGCTTCGGCGTCATCGGCCAGGCGGTCGCGGGCTTTTTGCGGCAGAACAAGGTGAAAAAGGCGCAGGCGGATTTGCTCAAGCCCGTGCTGGAGAGCTACGGCGCGCTGGAGGGGGAGGTCTACGCCCAGCTGGACGGCGCCTACCAGAAGATGGCCGACAAGGCGTGCGAGAAGGTGCGGGATCTGTTCCAAAGCGAGCTTGCCGCCTCCAGGGAGGCCATCGACCAGGCGATGCGCATCTCGGACGGCGCGCAGGCAGAACAGCAGCAGGTGGCGCAGCAGATGCAAAATGCCAATAAGATGCTCGACCACATCGACGAGGTGCTGGCCAATTACGCGCTGTAG
- a CDS encoding dynamin family protein, translated as MAETRNNFGTFADYRQTVAEIRDDLTTLKGYSNQLGLKNTAQSVEEMLQKSAADSFDVAVVGEFRRGKSTLINALLGEAILPSDVLPTTATLNRVTYGITPYVKIDYKDGASEDIAIEQLGEYVTKLTDEAEQRAETIRQATVYYPVRYCKNNVDIIDTPGLNDDKNMTEVTLSVLPQTDAALFVIMAQSPFSEYERDFLENKMLVSDIGRVIFVVTRIDGFDEEDADRVIANITSRIQKYVVEKAKKVLGEDSKEFAEYQRKLGNIRVVGVSAKQALKAKRTDDAALLAESRFPAFEAELEHLLTQERGAVTLNVQVNKILSVAAEVLKAIDMRIGALQMDAAEFNEKYEQAQVKITQLRQKRQQEFQKIEVASQRAYEEIRPQAESFWQDLANNAFDIIENADVSAEDIAKDNVQKTQERLVDAVRESTENLGQLLTEKMQNSISVALGDEVDRLQGFEDSFYQSVDQIHCQFSAYSADSASARDLVLSTAGDAFIMMGLGGVYQGFKQAGWKGALLGGVVGFGASYGSLVLMASLAMPITLPLAILAAFAGAIASRFAISKVFVNTDKQIAKFKDQMCAAFQQRFDEMRAERDILLQVREQIDAAFGALREKINTETENILKDTESMLADLQEKVTKNKVLAERETAELEQIAQGVGAITERGAQLNGAILAILNQ; from the coding sequence ATGGCGGAAACGAGGAACAATTTCGGCACCTTTGCCGACTACCGGCAGACGGTGGCGGAGATACGCGACGATCTGACCACGCTCAAGGGTTACAGCAACCAGCTGGGCCTGAAAAACACCGCCCAGTCGGTGGAGGAGATGCTGCAAAAGAGCGCGGCGGATTCCTTTGACGTGGCGGTGGTGGGCGAGTTTCGTAGGGGCAAGTCCACGCTGATCAACGCGCTTTTAGGCGAGGCGATCCTGCCCTCGGACGTGCTGCCCACCACAGCCACGCTCAACCGGGTGACCTATGGCATTACGCCCTACGTCAAGATCGATTACAAGGACGGCGCAAGCGAGGATATCGCCATCGAGCAGCTCGGCGAATACGTCACCAAGCTTACCGACGAAGCGGAGCAGCGGGCCGAGACCATCCGGCAGGCCACGGTGTATTATCCGGTGCGCTACTGTAAAAACAACGTGGATATCATCGACACCCCGGGGCTCAACGACGATAAGAACATGACGGAGGTCACGCTCTCGGTGCTGCCCCAGACGGACGCGGCGCTCTTTGTGATCATGGCGCAGTCGCCCTTCTCCGAATACGAGCGGGATTTCCTGGAAAATAAAATGCTGGTGAGCGATATCGGCCGCGTGATCTTTGTGGTGACGCGCATCGACGGCTTTGACGAGGAGGACGCCGACCGCGTGATCGCCAACATCACCAGCCGCATCCAGAAGTACGTGGTGGAGAAGGCCAAAAAGGTACTGGGCGAGGATTCCAAGGAGTTTGCCGAGTACCAGCGCAAGCTGGGCAACATCCGCGTGGTGGGCGTCTCGGCCAAGCAGGCCCTCAAGGCCAAGCGCACGGACGACGCCGCGCTGCTTGCCGAAAGCCGCTTCCCCGCCTTTGAGGCGGAGCTGGAGCACCTGCTCACCCAGGAGCGCGGCGCGGTGACGCTCAACGTGCAGGTCAACAAAATCCTCTCGGTGGCGGCCGAGGTGCTCAAGGCCATCGATATGCGGATCGGCGCGCTGCAGATGGACGCTGCCGAATTCAACGAAAAGTACGAGCAGGCGCAGGTGAAGATCACCCAGCTGCGCCAAAAGCGCCAGCAGGAGTTCCAAAAGATTGAGGTCGCCTCCCAGCGCGCCTATGAAGAGATCCGGCCCCAGGCCGAGAGCTTCTGGCAGGACCTTGCGAATAACGCCTTTGATATCATCGAAAACGCGGACGTCTCCGCCGAGGATATCGCCAAGGACAACGTGCAGAAGACCCAGGAGCGACTGGTGGACGCGGTGCGCGAATCCACGGAAAACCTGGGCCAGCTGCTCACCGAAAAGATGCAAAACAGCATCTCGGTCGCCCTGGGCGACGAGGTGGACCGCCTGCAGGGCTTTGAGGACAGCTTCTACCAGTCGGTCGACCAGATCCACTGCCAGTTTTCCGCCTACAGCGCGGACAGCGCCAGCGCCAGGGACCTGGTGCTCAGCACTGCGGGGGACGCGTTTATCATGATGGGCCTGGGCGGGGTGTACCAGGGCTTCAAGCAGGCGGGCTGGAAGGGGGCGCTGCTCGGCGGCGTGGTGGGCTTCGGCGCATCCTACGGCAGCCTGGTGCTGATGGCATCGCTCGCCATGCCAATCACGCTGCCGCTGGCTATCCTGGCCGCGTTCGCCGGCGCGATCGCCAGCCGCTTTGCCATCAGCAAGGTGTTTGTCAACACCGATAAGCAAATCGCCAAGTTCAAGGACCAGATGTGCGCGGCCTTCCAGCAGCGCTTTGATGAGATGCGCGCCGAACGCGACATCCTCCTGCAGGTGCGCGAGCAGATCGACGCCGCATTTGGCGCGCTGCGCGAGAAGATCAACACCGAGACGGAGAACATCCTCAAGGACACCGAGTCCATGCTGGCCGACCTGCAGGAAAAGGTGACCAAGAACAAGGTGCTGGCCGAGCGCGAGACGGCGGAGCTGGAGCAGATCGCGCAGGGCGTGGGCGCTATCACCGAGCGGGGCGCGCAGCTCAATGGCGCCATCCTCGCCATTCTCAACCAGTAA